A window of the Brassica napus cultivar Da-Ae chromosome C5, Da-Ae, whole genome shotgun sequence genome harbors these coding sequences:
- the LOC106399189 gene encoding universal stress protein PHOS32 yields MADKTMASPGKSPRKSPTVVTVQPSSPRFPITTTPTAGAQRKIGIAVDLSDESAYAVQWAVQNYLRSGDAVVLLHVQPTSVLYGADWGAIDLSPQWDPENEESQKKLEDDFDIFTNKKASDVAQPLVEAEIPFKIHIVKDHDMKERLCLEVERLGLSTLIMGSRGFGATKRSSKGRLGSVSDYSVHHCACPVVVVRFPDDKDGEDEKNGENGAESLVESDKLHTVLEVAEEEGDKEEYHDASDKQQHQQAEGDLSKET; encoded by the exons ATGGCCGACAAAACCATGGCTTCACCGGGAAAATCACCGAGGAAATCACCCACCGTCGTCACCGTGCAACCGTCGTCCCCCAGGTTCCCGATCACCACCACACCGACAGCCGGAGCTCAGCGCAAGATCGGGATCGCCGTCGATCTAAGCGACGAGAGCGCCTACGCAGTCCAATGGGCTGTTCAGAACTATCTCCGATCAGGCGACGCCGTCGTGCTCCTCCACGTTCAGCCGACGAGCGTCCTCTACGGCGCCGACTGGGGAGCCATTGACTTGTCTCCGCAGTGGGATCCTGAGAACGAAGAGTCTCAGAAGAAACTCGAAGACGATTTCGATATTTTCACCAACAAGAAGGCTAGCGACGTTGCTCAGCCTCTGGTCGAGGCGGAGATACCGTTTAAGATACATATCGTGAAAGATCACGATATGAAGGAGAGGCTGTGTTTGGAGGTTGAGAGGTTAGGGCTCAGTACTTTGATCATGGGTAGCAGAGGGTTCGGCGCTACGAAGAGGAGCAGCAAAGGGAGGTTAGGGAGTGTTAGTGATTACTCTGTTCATCACTGTGCTTGCCCGGTGGTGGTTGTTAGGTTTCCAGATGATAAGGACGGAGAGGATGAGAAAAATGGCGAGAATGGTGCTGAGAGTCTGGTAGAAAGCGATAAGCTTCATACGGTTCTTGAGGTTGCTgaggaagaaggagacaagGAGGAGTATCATGATGCTTCGGATAAGCAGCAGCATCAACAAGCAG AAGGAGACCTCTCTAAGGAGACATAG
- the LOC106399191 gene encoding uncharacterized protein LOC106399191 — MADSGKLESGGAAVIGDIGVEGGGAAVEEREMLAELEGISVLDFDLLCSTVALQTQGKWRKLESSDGEDDEYGGGVLRLWEGDVMDCLEDRRLWIESACCPCYRFGKNMTRTGFGSCFLQGAVHMILIIGLLFNVAAFAVTKRHYFLYLAVAFVLLIASYLGFFRMQIRRKFNIRGADSLFDDCIHHLMCPFCTLTQESKTLEINNVHDGIWHGRGDTLCIGGYPEGKSLLELHSPPVIVSTMSSEP; from the exons ATGGCGGATTCGGGTAAACTAGAGAGCGGAGGAGCCGCCGTAATAGGCGACATTGGAGTTGAAGGCGGCGGCGCGGCGGTGGAAGAGAGGGAGATGCTAGCGGAGTTGGAAGGCATATCTGTGTTGGATTTCGATCTGCTTTGCTCGACGGTGGCGCTTCAGACTCAGGGGAAGTGGAGGAAACTCGAGAGCTCCGACggagaagatgatgaatacGGCGGCGGCGTCTTACGCCTTTGGGAAGGCGATGTTATGGACTGCCTCGAGGATCGTCGTCTCTGGATCGAATCCGCTTG CTGTCCGTGCTACAGATTCGGGAAGAACATGACAAGAACCGGTTTCGGTTCTTGCTTTCTTCAG GGTGCTGTTCATATGATTCTTATCATCGGTCTCCTATTCAATGTTGCAGCTTTTGCTGTAACAAAAAGGCATTACTTTCTCTATCTGGCTGTTGCTTTCGTCCTCTTGATTGCTTCCTACTTGGGTTTCTTCCGTATGCAGATAAGAAGGAAGTTTAACATTAGA gGTGCTGATAGTTTATTTGACGATTGCATCCACCATCTCATGTGTCCGTTTTGTACATTAACTCAG GAATCGAAAACACTGGAGATAAACAACGTCCATGATGGTATCTGGCATGGTCGAGGAGACACGCTATGCATAGGCGGCTATCCCGAAGGAAAATCTTTGCTTGAGCTGCATTCTCCTCCAGTTATTGTATCAACAATGTCATCTGAACCCTAA